One Bombyx mori chromosome 28, ASM3026992v2 DNA segment encodes these proteins:
- the LOC101745449 gene encoding protein lingerer isoform X11, protein MSLGARATKCGAKGKEGKHAADKGKGADRPQPKEKAKPQATTEQLRMAHMIDRKSDDSSEVRRMVLELMEMTCRTEDEVCSALHDTDNDLDAACNLLLEESQRIQGEWQTREKKKKKPPAPAGNGEVEPRDPRSRSGPRSRRGDTERPERGEGSWRGRGGGRGRGAARGARGGARGGRGRPRGAREHDYTPLDSGSSPQGEYTLGHLSIFSTQKGLDPNAGDSFPATEDWDNEEWSGSLSDTKCCGVQVFIASSSAQLAASDAAPAARSEDWDTPETPNGPTEGHIPTYTYHNPHHHNIIEQATVNAGSRQSPVAEPPEPYIHQHTHQPMGMSGSLSAAQTQYLTQLTQQSQRHDNSVYTSNYGVYGSTDISAQRKPQRARVPPPSKIPSSAVEMPGGESPGMFLDVQFGALEPDTLHDTTPTSKPPNATPEQPAPAPPAPEPADPPAAPPAQLLTETIPAVETPVAAPAEPAAAAAAAAASSLEKQLSASMKQLSVSGSEPLPAAPAPQHYAHHRPPKQAASAAGAQNVYAHHAVSHHPPVYGASVYAPPVNSTNASLTGASAMAATAYPSSVTLTQFQPIMNSYQTSSSGAVYGGSALYTAAPYTAYQPPAQPKIQPKEHQYDNSVASSNSLTSTSTTQTSTAKITTTTVGAAAGVGGAYAGGALYSGATTTPYAAYDDQLMRSTHPHHMGGYYEVGYGARDGAFGLSAGDRFGRTDAASPQQVPAAALPPGYAYFAYQPPPTTYQYGVYPTYGGGSAVGGGGKVGSYAQQQQPAYDAQDNYKPGAQYTGAAGKTAGAAADLGAAMYAKTHVTLNKVNSYDKATFQSGTPPPFGASHLYIPAPPHHHHHHHQMDVRVNNNHNRRESGSGGARSSSSKPAASKPNYSQSYWAPN, encoded by the exons ATGAGTTTGGGAGCGCGCGCCACCAAGTGTGGTGCGAAAGGCAAGGAGGGCAAACACGCCGCCGACAAGGGCAAGGGCGCAGATAGACCACAGCCCAAGGAGAAGGCCAAACCGCAG GCGACTACAGAACAACTCCGAATGGCACATATGATCGACCGTAAAAGCGACGACTCGTCCGAGGTTCGACGAATG GTCCTGGAGTTAATGGAGATGACCTGTAGGACTGAAGATGAGGTTTGCTCCGCCCTACATGACACAGACAACGACCTCGACGCCGCCTGCAACCTGCTACTTGAAGAAAGTCAACGGATACag GGCGAATGGCAAACCAgagagaagaaaaagaagaaacctCCCGCCCCCGCCGGAAACGGCGAGGTCGAGCCGCGCGACCCGCGGAGCCGCTCCGGACCGAGATCAC GTCGCGGGGACACGGAGCGTCCGGAGCGCGGCGAGGGCTCGTGGCGGGGTcgcggcggggggcgggggAGGGGAGCCGCCCGGGGAGCGCGGGGGGGCGCGCGGGGCGGCAGGGGCAGACCTCGGGGGGCAAGAGAGCACGACTACACGCCCCTCGACAGCGGATCCTCTCCACAAGGTGAATACACTCTCGGACACCTGAGTATTTTTTCAACCCAAAAAGGCTTAG ATCCAAATGCAGGAGATTCGTTCCCTGCAACGGAAGACTGGGACAACGAGGAGTGGTCAGGATCTCTGTCCGATACCAAG TGTTGCGGTGTGCAGGTGTTCATCGCGAGCTCCAGCGCGCAGCTAGCCGCGTCCGacgccgcgcccgccgcccgCAGC GAAGACTGGGACACCCCGGAAACGCCTAATGGCCCAACCGAAGGCCACATTCCCACTTACACATACCACAATCCACATCACCACAACATTATCGAG CAAGCGACGGTGAACGCGGGCAGTCGGCAGTCCCCGGTAGCGGAGCCCCCGGAGCCCTACATACATCAGCACACGCACCAG CCGATGGGCATGTCGGGGAGCCTGTCAGCCGCGCAGACGCAGTACCTCACGCAGCTCACCCAGCAGTCGCAGAGACATGACAATA GTGTATACACTTCAAATTATGGTGTTTACGGGTCCACGGACATCAGTGCTCAAAGGAAACCGCAGAGGGCGCGAGTCCCGCCACCTTCTAAG ATACCGTCATCAGCCGTCGAGATGCCGGGAGGGGAGAGCCCCGGAATGTTCCTAGACGTGCAGTTTGGCGCTCTAGAACCTGACACGTTACACGACACCACGCCCACCAGCAAACCG CCGAACGCGACGCCCGAGcagcccgcccccgcgccccccgcgcccgAGCCCGCCGACCCgcccgccgcgccccccgcgcaACTA ttGACTGAAACAATCCCGGCAGTAGAGACGCCGGTCGCGGCGCCCGCAgagcccgccgccgccgccgctgcCGCTGCCGCAT CGTCGTTGGAGAAGCAGCTGAGCGCGTCGATGAAGCAGCTGAGCGTGTCGGGGAGCGAGCCGctgcccgccgcgcccgccccGCAGCACTACGCGCACCACCGCCCGCCCAAG CAGGCGGCGTCGGCGGCGGGCGCGCAGAACGTGTACGCGCACCACGCCGTGTCGCACCACCCGCCCGTGTACGGCGCCAGCGTCTACGCGCCGCCG gtGAACTCAACGAACGCGTCGCTAACTGGCGCTTCAGCAATGGCCGCCACGGCCTACCCCTCAAGTGTAACTCTGACTCAATTTCAGCCCATCATGAACTCATACCAG ACATCGTCGTCGGGCGCGGTGTACGGcggcagcgcgctgtacactgcgGCTCCGTACACCGCCTACCAGCCACCGGCACAACCTAAGATCCAACCCAAAGAGCATCAG tATGACAACTCAGTAGCGTCGAGCAACAGTTTGACGAGTACGTCCACCACGCAGACGTCGACAGCCAAGATTACGACGACTACAG TAGGAGCCGCGGCAGGAGTGGGGGGCGCGTACGCAGGAGGAGCGTTGTACAGCGGGGCCACCACTACCCCCTACGCCGCGTACGACGACCAGCTCATGAGGTCCACGCATCCGCACCATATG GGCGGCTACTACGAGGTGGGCTACGGAGCCCGGGACGGCGCCTTCGGACTCAGCGCGGGCGACAGGTTCGGGCGCACCGACGCCGCCTCCCCGCAGCAG GTCCCGGCAGCCGCTCTACCTCCGGGATACGCGTACTTCGCGTACCAACCGCCTCCCACCACATACCAATACGGAGTGTATCCCACG TACGGCGGCGGCTCGGCGGTGGGCGGCGGCGGCAAGGTCGGCTCCTACGCGCAGCAGCAGCAGCCCGCCTACGACGCGCAGGACAACTACAAGCCCG GCGCGCAGTACACTGGCGCGGCCGGCAAGACCGCGGGCGCCGCCGCAGACCTGGGCGCCGCAATGTACGCCAAGACGCACGTCACGCTCAACAAGGTTAAC AGTTACGACAAGGCGACGTTCCAGAGCGGCACCCCGCCGCCCTTCGGCGCCTCGCACCTGTACATCCCCGCGCCGccgcaccaccaccaccaccaccaccag ATGGATGTTCGGGTGAACAATAATCATAATAGGCGG
- the LOC101745449 gene encoding protein lingerer isoform X2, with protein MSLGARATKCGAKGKEGKHAADKGKGADRPQPKEKAKPQATTEQLRMAHMIDRKSDDSSEVRRMVLELMEMTCRTEDEVCSALHDTDNDLDAACNLLLEESQRIQGEWQTREKKKKKPPAPAGNGEVEPRDPRSRSGPRSRRGDTERPERGEGSWRGRGGGRGRGAARGARGGARGGRGRPRGAREHDYTPLDSGSSPQGEYTLGHLSIFSTQKGLDPNAGDSFPATEDWDNEEWSGSLSDTKVFIASSSAQLAASDAAPAARSEDWDTPETPNGPTEGHIPTYTYHNPHHHNIIEQATVNAGSRQSPVAEPPEPYIHQHTHQPMGMSGSLSAAQTQYLTQLTQQSQRHDNSVYTSNYGVYGSTDISAQRKPQRARVPPPSKIPSSAVEMPGGESPGMFLDVQFGALEPDTLHDTTPTSKPPNATPEQPAPAPPAPEPADPPAAPPAQLLTETIPAVETPVAAPAEPAAAAAAAAASSLEKQLSASMKQLSVSGSEPLPAAPAPQHYAHHRPPKLTKAGEQTPHTTTVTQAASAAGAQNVYAHHAVSHHPPVYGASVYAPPVNSTNASLTGASAMAATAYPSSVTLTQFQPIMNSYQTSSSGAVYGGSALYTAAPYTAYQPPAQPKIQPKEHQYDNSVASSNSLTSTSTTQTSTAKITTTTVGAAAGVGGAYAGGALYSGATTTPYAAYDDQLMRSTHPHHMGGYYEVGYGARDGAFGLSAGDRFGRTDAASPQQVPAAALPPGYAYFAYQPPPTTYQYGVYPTYGGGSAVGGGGKVGSYAQQQQPAYDAQDNYKPANKGRQGHGPPDGAQYTGAAGKTAGAAADLGAAMYAKTHVTLNKVNSYDKATFQSGTPPPFGASHLYIPAPPHHHHHHHQMDVRVNNNHNRRESGSGGARSSSSKPAASKPNYSQSYWAPN; from the exons ATGAGTTTGGGAGCGCGCGCCACCAAGTGTGGTGCGAAAGGCAAGGAGGGCAAACACGCCGCCGACAAGGGCAAGGGCGCAGATAGACCACAGCCCAAGGAGAAGGCCAAACCGCAG GCGACTACAGAACAACTCCGAATGGCACATATGATCGACCGTAAAAGCGACGACTCGTCCGAGGTTCGACGAATG GTCCTGGAGTTAATGGAGATGACCTGTAGGACTGAAGATGAGGTTTGCTCCGCCCTACATGACACAGACAACGACCTCGACGCCGCCTGCAACCTGCTACTTGAAGAAAGTCAACGGATACag GGCGAATGGCAAACCAgagagaagaaaaagaagaaacctCCCGCCCCCGCCGGAAACGGCGAGGTCGAGCCGCGCGACCCGCGGAGCCGCTCCGGACCGAGATCAC GTCGCGGGGACACGGAGCGTCCGGAGCGCGGCGAGGGCTCGTGGCGGGGTcgcggcggggggcgggggAGGGGAGCCGCCCGGGGAGCGCGGGGGGGCGCGCGGGGCGGCAGGGGCAGACCTCGGGGGGCAAGAGAGCACGACTACACGCCCCTCGACAGCGGATCCTCTCCACAAGGTGAATACACTCTCGGACACCTGAGTATTTTTTCAACCCAAAAAGGCTTAG ATCCAAATGCAGGAGATTCGTTCCCTGCAACGGAAGACTGGGACAACGAGGAGTGGTCAGGATCTCTGTCCGATACCAAG GTGTTCATCGCGAGCTCCAGCGCGCAGCTAGCCGCGTCCGacgccgcgcccgccgcccgCAGC GAAGACTGGGACACCCCGGAAACGCCTAATGGCCCAACCGAAGGCCACATTCCCACTTACACATACCACAATCCACATCACCACAACATTATCGAG CAAGCGACGGTGAACGCGGGCAGTCGGCAGTCCCCGGTAGCGGAGCCCCCGGAGCCCTACATACATCAGCACACGCACCAG CCGATGGGCATGTCGGGGAGCCTGTCAGCCGCGCAGACGCAGTACCTCACGCAGCTCACCCAGCAGTCGCAGAGACATGACAATA GTGTATACACTTCAAATTATGGTGTTTACGGGTCCACGGACATCAGTGCTCAAAGGAAACCGCAGAGGGCGCGAGTCCCGCCACCTTCTAAG ATACCGTCATCAGCCGTCGAGATGCCGGGAGGGGAGAGCCCCGGAATGTTCCTAGACGTGCAGTTTGGCGCTCTAGAACCTGACACGTTACACGACACCACGCCCACCAGCAAACCG CCGAACGCGACGCCCGAGcagcccgcccccgcgccccccgcgcccgAGCCCGCCGACCCgcccgccgcgccccccgcgcaACTA ttGACTGAAACAATCCCGGCAGTAGAGACGCCGGTCGCGGCGCCCGCAgagcccgccgccgccgccgctgcCGCTGCCGCAT CGTCGTTGGAGAAGCAGCTGAGCGCGTCGATGAAGCAGCTGAGCGTGTCGGGGAGCGAGCCGctgcccgccgcgcccgccccGCAGCACTACGCGCACCACCGCCCGCCCAAG CTTACGAAGGCCGGGGAACAAACCCCTCACACGACCACGGTCACG CAGGCGGCGTCGGCGGCGGGCGCGCAGAACGTGTACGCGCACCACGCCGTGTCGCACCACCCGCCCGTGTACGGCGCCAGCGTCTACGCGCCGCCG gtGAACTCAACGAACGCGTCGCTAACTGGCGCTTCAGCAATGGCCGCCACGGCCTACCCCTCAAGTGTAACTCTGACTCAATTTCAGCCCATCATGAACTCATACCAG ACATCGTCGTCGGGCGCGGTGTACGGcggcagcgcgctgtacactgcgGCTCCGTACACCGCCTACCAGCCACCGGCACAACCTAAGATCCAACCCAAAGAGCATCAG tATGACAACTCAGTAGCGTCGAGCAACAGTTTGACGAGTACGTCCACCACGCAGACGTCGACAGCCAAGATTACGACGACTACAG TAGGAGCCGCGGCAGGAGTGGGGGGCGCGTACGCAGGAGGAGCGTTGTACAGCGGGGCCACCACTACCCCCTACGCCGCGTACGACGACCAGCTCATGAGGTCCACGCATCCGCACCATATG GGCGGCTACTACGAGGTGGGCTACGGAGCCCGGGACGGCGCCTTCGGACTCAGCGCGGGCGACAGGTTCGGGCGCACCGACGCCGCCTCCCCGCAGCAG GTCCCGGCAGCCGCTCTACCTCCGGGATACGCGTACTTCGCGTACCAACCGCCTCCCACCACATACCAATACGGAGTGTATCCCACG TACGGCGGCGGCTCGGCGGTGGGCGGCGGCGGCAAGGTCGGCTCCTACGCGCAGCAGCAGCAGCCCGCCTACGACGCGCAGGACAACTACAAGCCCG CTAACAAAGGAAGACAAGGCCACGGGCCACCCGACG GCGCGCAGTACACTGGCGCGGCCGGCAAGACCGCGGGCGCCGCCGCAGACCTGGGCGCCGCAATGTACGCCAAGACGCACGTCACGCTCAACAAGGTTAAC AGTTACGACAAGGCGACGTTCCAGAGCGGCACCCCGCCGCCCTTCGGCGCCTCGCACCTGTACATCCCCGCGCCGccgcaccaccaccaccaccaccaccag ATGGATGTTCGGGTGAACAATAATCATAATAGGCGG
- the LOC101745449 gene encoding protein lingerer isoform X6, producing MSLGARATKCGAKGKEGKHAADKGKGADRPQPKEKAKPQATTEQLRMAHMIDRKSDDSSEVRRMVLELMEMTCRTEDEVCSALHDTDNDLDAACNLLLEESQRIQGEWQTREKKKKKPPAPAGNGEVEPRDPRSRSGPRSRRGDTERPERGEGSWRGRGGGRGRGAARGARGGARGGRGRPRGAREHDYTPLDSGSSPQGEYTLGHLSIFSTQKGLDPNAGDSFPATEDWDNEEWSGSLSDTKCCGVQVFIASSSAQLAASDAAPAARSEDWDTPETPNGPTEGHIPTYTYHNPHHHNIIEQATVNAGSRQSPVAEPPEPYIHQHTHQPMGMSGSLSAAQTQYLTQLTQQSQRHDNSVYTSNYGVYGSTDISAQRKPQRARVPPPSKIPSSAVEMPGGESPGMFLDVQFGALEPDTLHDTTPTSKPPNATPEQPAPAPPAPEPADPPAAPPAQLLTETIPAVETPVAAPAEPAAAAAAAAASSLEKQLSASMKQLSVSGSEPLPAAPAPQHYAHHRPPKAASAAGAQNVYAHHAVSHHPPVYGASVYAPPVNSTNASLTGASAMAATAYPSSVTLTQFQPIMNSYQTSSSGAVYGGSALYTAAPYTAYQPPAQPKIQPKEHQYDNSVASSNSLTSTSTTQTSTAKITTTTVGAAAGVGGAYAGGALYSGATTTPYAAYDDQLMRSTHPHHMGGYYEVGYGARDGAFGLSAGDRFGRTDAASPQQVPAAALPPGYAYFAYQPPPTTYQYGVYPTYGGGSAVGGGGKVGSYAQQQQPAYDAQDNYKPANKGRQGHGPPDGAQYTGAAGKTAGAAADLGAAMYAKTHVTLNKVNSYDKATFQSGTPPPFGASHLYIPAPPHHHHHHHQMDVRVNNNHNRRESGSGGARSSSSKPAASKPNYSQSYWAPN from the exons ATGAGTTTGGGAGCGCGCGCCACCAAGTGTGGTGCGAAAGGCAAGGAGGGCAAACACGCCGCCGACAAGGGCAAGGGCGCAGATAGACCACAGCCCAAGGAGAAGGCCAAACCGCAG GCGACTACAGAACAACTCCGAATGGCACATATGATCGACCGTAAAAGCGACGACTCGTCCGAGGTTCGACGAATG GTCCTGGAGTTAATGGAGATGACCTGTAGGACTGAAGATGAGGTTTGCTCCGCCCTACATGACACAGACAACGACCTCGACGCCGCCTGCAACCTGCTACTTGAAGAAAGTCAACGGATACag GGCGAATGGCAAACCAgagagaagaaaaagaagaaacctCCCGCCCCCGCCGGAAACGGCGAGGTCGAGCCGCGCGACCCGCGGAGCCGCTCCGGACCGAGATCAC GTCGCGGGGACACGGAGCGTCCGGAGCGCGGCGAGGGCTCGTGGCGGGGTcgcggcggggggcgggggAGGGGAGCCGCCCGGGGAGCGCGGGGGGGCGCGCGGGGCGGCAGGGGCAGACCTCGGGGGGCAAGAGAGCACGACTACACGCCCCTCGACAGCGGATCCTCTCCACAAGGTGAATACACTCTCGGACACCTGAGTATTTTTTCAACCCAAAAAGGCTTAG ATCCAAATGCAGGAGATTCGTTCCCTGCAACGGAAGACTGGGACAACGAGGAGTGGTCAGGATCTCTGTCCGATACCAAG TGTTGCGGTGTGCAGGTGTTCATCGCGAGCTCCAGCGCGCAGCTAGCCGCGTCCGacgccgcgcccgccgcccgCAGC GAAGACTGGGACACCCCGGAAACGCCTAATGGCCCAACCGAAGGCCACATTCCCACTTACACATACCACAATCCACATCACCACAACATTATCGAG CAAGCGACGGTGAACGCGGGCAGTCGGCAGTCCCCGGTAGCGGAGCCCCCGGAGCCCTACATACATCAGCACACGCACCAG CCGATGGGCATGTCGGGGAGCCTGTCAGCCGCGCAGACGCAGTACCTCACGCAGCTCACCCAGCAGTCGCAGAGACATGACAATA GTGTATACACTTCAAATTATGGTGTTTACGGGTCCACGGACATCAGTGCTCAAAGGAAACCGCAGAGGGCGCGAGTCCCGCCACCTTCTAAG ATACCGTCATCAGCCGTCGAGATGCCGGGAGGGGAGAGCCCCGGAATGTTCCTAGACGTGCAGTTTGGCGCTCTAGAACCTGACACGTTACACGACACCACGCCCACCAGCAAACCG CCGAACGCGACGCCCGAGcagcccgcccccgcgccccccgcgcccgAGCCCGCCGACCCgcccgccgcgccccccgcgcaACTA ttGACTGAAACAATCCCGGCAGTAGAGACGCCGGTCGCGGCGCCCGCAgagcccgccgccgccgccgctgcCGCTGCCGCAT CGTCGTTGGAGAAGCAGCTGAGCGCGTCGATGAAGCAGCTGAGCGTGTCGGGGAGCGAGCCGctgcccgccgcgcccgccccGCAGCACTACGCGCACCACCGCCCGCCCAAG GCGGCGTCGGCGGCGGGCGCGCAGAACGTGTACGCGCACCACGCCGTGTCGCACCACCCGCCCGTGTACGGCGCCAGCGTCTACGCGCCGCCG gtGAACTCAACGAACGCGTCGCTAACTGGCGCTTCAGCAATGGCCGCCACGGCCTACCCCTCAAGTGTAACTCTGACTCAATTTCAGCCCATCATGAACTCATACCAG ACATCGTCGTCGGGCGCGGTGTACGGcggcagcgcgctgtacactgcgGCTCCGTACACCGCCTACCAGCCACCGGCACAACCTAAGATCCAACCCAAAGAGCATCAG tATGACAACTCAGTAGCGTCGAGCAACAGTTTGACGAGTACGTCCACCACGCAGACGTCGACAGCCAAGATTACGACGACTACAG TAGGAGCCGCGGCAGGAGTGGGGGGCGCGTACGCAGGAGGAGCGTTGTACAGCGGGGCCACCACTACCCCCTACGCCGCGTACGACGACCAGCTCATGAGGTCCACGCATCCGCACCATATG GGCGGCTACTACGAGGTGGGCTACGGAGCCCGGGACGGCGCCTTCGGACTCAGCGCGGGCGACAGGTTCGGGCGCACCGACGCCGCCTCCCCGCAGCAG GTCCCGGCAGCCGCTCTACCTCCGGGATACGCGTACTTCGCGTACCAACCGCCTCCCACCACATACCAATACGGAGTGTATCCCACG TACGGCGGCGGCTCGGCGGTGGGCGGCGGCGGCAAGGTCGGCTCCTACGCGCAGCAGCAGCAGCCCGCCTACGACGCGCAGGACAACTACAAGCCCG CTAACAAAGGAAGACAAGGCCACGGGCCACCCGACG GCGCGCAGTACACTGGCGCGGCCGGCAAGACCGCGGGCGCCGCCGCAGACCTGGGCGCCGCAATGTACGCCAAGACGCACGTCACGCTCAACAAGGTTAAC AGTTACGACAAGGCGACGTTCCAGAGCGGCACCCCGCCGCCCTTCGGCGCCTCGCACCTGTACATCCCCGCGCCGccgcaccaccaccaccaccaccaccag ATGGATGTTCGGGTGAACAATAATCATAATAGGCGG
- the LOC101745449 gene encoding protein lingerer isoform X9 — protein MSLGARATKCGAKGKEGKHAADKGKGADRPQPKEKAKPQATTEQLRMAHMIDRKSDDSSEVRRMVLELMEMTCRTEDEVCSALHDTDNDLDAACNLLLEESQRIQGEWQTREKKKKKPPAPAGNGEVEPRDPRSRSGPRSRRGDTERPERGEGSWRGRGGGRGRGAARGARGGARGGRGRPRGAREHDYTPLDSGSSPQDPNAGDSFPATEDWDNEEWSGSLSDTKVFIASSSAQLAASDAAPAARSEDWDTPETPNGPTEGHIPTYTYHNPHHHNIIEQATVNAGSRQSPVAEPPEPYIHQHTHQPMGMSGSLSAAQTQYLTQLTQQSQRHDNSVYTSNYGVYGSTDISAQRKPQRARVPPPSKIPSSAVEMPGGESPGMFLDVQFGALEPDTLHDTTPTSKPPNATPEQPAPAPPAPEPADPPAAPPAQLLTETIPAVETPVAAPAEPAAAAAAAAASSLEKQLSASMKQLSVSGSEPLPAAPAPQHYAHHRPPKLTKAGEQTPHTTTVTQAASAAGAQNVYAHHAVSHHPPVYGASVYAPPVNSTNASLTGASAMAATAYPSSVTLTQFQPIMNSYQTSSSGAVYGGSALYTAAPYTAYQPPAQPKIQPKEHQYDNSVASSNSLTSTSTTQTSTAKITTTTVGAAAGVGGAYAGGALYSGATTTPYAAYDDQLMRSTHPHHMGGYYEVGYGARDGAFGLSAGDRFGRTDAASPQQVPAAALPPGYAYFAYQPPPTTYQYGVYPTYGGGSAVGGGGKVGSYAQQQQPAYDAQDNYKPANKGRQGHGPPDGAQYTGAAGKTAGAAADLGAAMYAKTHVTLNKVNSYDKATFQSGTPPPFGASHLYIPAPPHHHHHHHQMDVRVNNNHNRRESGSGGARSSSSKPAASKPNYSQSYWAPN, from the exons ATGAGTTTGGGAGCGCGCGCCACCAAGTGTGGTGCGAAAGGCAAGGAGGGCAAACACGCCGCCGACAAGGGCAAGGGCGCAGATAGACCACAGCCCAAGGAGAAGGCCAAACCGCAG GCGACTACAGAACAACTCCGAATGGCACATATGATCGACCGTAAAAGCGACGACTCGTCCGAGGTTCGACGAATG GTCCTGGAGTTAATGGAGATGACCTGTAGGACTGAAGATGAGGTTTGCTCCGCCCTACATGACACAGACAACGACCTCGACGCCGCCTGCAACCTGCTACTTGAAGAAAGTCAACGGATACag GGCGAATGGCAAACCAgagagaagaaaaagaagaaacctCCCGCCCCCGCCGGAAACGGCGAGGTCGAGCCGCGCGACCCGCGGAGCCGCTCCGGACCGAGATCAC GTCGCGGGGACACGGAGCGTCCGGAGCGCGGCGAGGGCTCGTGGCGGGGTcgcggcggggggcgggggAGGGGAGCCGCCCGGGGAGCGCGGGGGGGCGCGCGGGGCGGCAGGGGCAGACCTCGGGGGGCAAGAGAGCACGACTACACGCCCCTCGACAGCGGATCCTCTCCACAAG ATCCAAATGCAGGAGATTCGTTCCCTGCAACGGAAGACTGGGACAACGAGGAGTGGTCAGGATCTCTGTCCGATACCAAG GTGTTCATCGCGAGCTCCAGCGCGCAGCTAGCCGCGTCCGacgccgcgcccgccgcccgCAGC GAAGACTGGGACACCCCGGAAACGCCTAATGGCCCAACCGAAGGCCACATTCCCACTTACACATACCACAATCCACATCACCACAACATTATCGAG CAAGCGACGGTGAACGCGGGCAGTCGGCAGTCCCCGGTAGCGGAGCCCCCGGAGCCCTACATACATCAGCACACGCACCAG CCGATGGGCATGTCGGGGAGCCTGTCAGCCGCGCAGACGCAGTACCTCACGCAGCTCACCCAGCAGTCGCAGAGACATGACAATA GTGTATACACTTCAAATTATGGTGTTTACGGGTCCACGGACATCAGTGCTCAAAGGAAACCGCAGAGGGCGCGAGTCCCGCCACCTTCTAAG ATACCGTCATCAGCCGTCGAGATGCCGGGAGGGGAGAGCCCCGGAATGTTCCTAGACGTGCAGTTTGGCGCTCTAGAACCTGACACGTTACACGACACCACGCCCACCAGCAAACCG CCGAACGCGACGCCCGAGcagcccgcccccgcgccccccgcgcccgAGCCCGCCGACCCgcccgccgcgccccccgcgcaACTA ttGACTGAAACAATCCCGGCAGTAGAGACGCCGGTCGCGGCGCCCGCAgagcccgccgccgccgccgctgcCGCTGCCGCAT CGTCGTTGGAGAAGCAGCTGAGCGCGTCGATGAAGCAGCTGAGCGTGTCGGGGAGCGAGCCGctgcccgccgcgcccgccccGCAGCACTACGCGCACCACCGCCCGCCCAAG CTTACGAAGGCCGGGGAACAAACCCCTCACACGACCACGGTCACG CAGGCGGCGTCGGCGGCGGGCGCGCAGAACGTGTACGCGCACCACGCCGTGTCGCACCACCCGCCCGTGTACGGCGCCAGCGTCTACGCGCCGCCG gtGAACTCAACGAACGCGTCGCTAACTGGCGCTTCAGCAATGGCCGCCACGGCCTACCCCTCAAGTGTAACTCTGACTCAATTTCAGCCCATCATGAACTCATACCAG ACATCGTCGTCGGGCGCGGTGTACGGcggcagcgcgctgtacactgcgGCTCCGTACACCGCCTACCAGCCACCGGCACAACCTAAGATCCAACCCAAAGAGCATCAG tATGACAACTCAGTAGCGTCGAGCAACAGTTTGACGAGTACGTCCACCACGCAGACGTCGACAGCCAAGATTACGACGACTACAG TAGGAGCCGCGGCAGGAGTGGGGGGCGCGTACGCAGGAGGAGCGTTGTACAGCGGGGCCACCACTACCCCCTACGCCGCGTACGACGACCAGCTCATGAGGTCCACGCATCCGCACCATATG GGCGGCTACTACGAGGTGGGCTACGGAGCCCGGGACGGCGCCTTCGGACTCAGCGCGGGCGACAGGTTCGGGCGCACCGACGCCGCCTCCCCGCAGCAG GTCCCGGCAGCCGCTCTACCTCCGGGATACGCGTACTTCGCGTACCAACCGCCTCCCACCACATACCAATACGGAGTGTATCCCACG TACGGCGGCGGCTCGGCGGTGGGCGGCGGCGGCAAGGTCGGCTCCTACGCGCAGCAGCAGCAGCCCGCCTACGACGCGCAGGACAACTACAAGCCCG CTAACAAAGGAAGACAAGGCCACGGGCCACCCGACG GCGCGCAGTACACTGGCGCGGCCGGCAAGACCGCGGGCGCCGCCGCAGACCTGGGCGCCGCAATGTACGCCAAGACGCACGTCACGCTCAACAAGGTTAAC AGTTACGACAAGGCGACGTTCCAGAGCGGCACCCCGCCGCCCTTCGGCGCCTCGCACCTGTACATCCCCGCGCCGccgcaccaccaccaccaccaccaccag ATGGATGTTCGGGTGAACAATAATCATAATAGGCGG